One segment of Cyprinus carpio isolate SPL01 chromosome A17, ASM1834038v1, whole genome shotgun sequence DNA contains the following:
- the LOC109112282 gene encoding uncharacterized protein C14orf132-like: protein MMSGAFMEASPLDDCSAEHSLFNSSASVNAVPPASSAQVQQEEPQRVSSDAVWLWIAIFATIGNIVVVGVVYAFTF, encoded by the coding sequence ATGATGAGCGGTGCGTTCATGGAAGCGTCTCCGCTGGACGACTGCAGCGCGGAGCACTCGCTCTTTAACTCCTCGGCCAGCGTGAACGCAGTGCCTCCTGCATCCTCAGCGCAGGTCCAGCAGGAGGAGCCGCAGCGCGTGTCCAGCGACGCCGTCTGGCTCTGGATCGCCATCTTCGCCACCATCGGCAACATCGTGGTGGTCGGAGTCGTCTATGCTTTCACTTTCTGA